Genomic DNA from Candidatus Obscuribacterales bacterium:
AAGAGCTCACACATTCCATATTCAGCTTCTGGTCATGATACTCAAACACATGACTGAGGGGCTGGTCCCCTACTTCCACAGGTTCTTCCTTTTCTGAAATGATAACATACAACAACAAGGTGTGCAGCCAGCTGCGTCTTGCACAAAGACATCACCACCACCAGTGAGGTCCTACCAGCCTTGGACACGGAGCCGGTTGGCCTCAAAGGTCTCACGGGACAGAGCCTTGGTGAGGTAGTCTGCATCCTGGAGCTGTGTCTCTACACGGAGGACTTGGATCTCGGGGTCACCACCATCAGTGGGCTTCACATGCGACCAGAAGTGGTGCCACTTAACCAAGTAGTGACGGGTGCGGTTGGTGATGCGCTGGTTGACAGCCAGCTGAAGGGCAGCATTGTTATCCTCAAACACTCTAGAGGAGATAGAGGCAAGCTGGGGCTGTGGGAGGCCCAAGCCATGTGCGACCTCAAGGAGGAGCCTACGGAGGGGAATCAGGACTCGCATGCAGGCACTCAGGGCAGCATACTCACTCTCAGCAGTGGAGAGAGTGATCTCAGAGATGAGCTGGGACTTCCAGATAATTGGGCAGCCACCGAGCTTGATGATGTACCCCATCCTGGACTTGACACTGGAGGGATCATCAGGGGTCTCAACACCAAACAGGCCAGCAAAGTCAGCATCACAGAAGGCTTCCAGAGCCAACAGACCGGTGGGCTTGACAATGGTGCCCTGGTCTCTGGAGCCCTTGAGGTACCGGATGATGGTCTTCACAGCCTTAGCATGGGTCTCCCTTGGAGCATGGGCAAACCGGGCGACCTGGGATACAGCAAAGGCAATGTCAGGTCTAGTGTTGGTGGACAGGTAGATCAGCATTCCCACCACCGACCGGTAGTTCCAAGGACCCTGGAAGAGTGGGCCATCTTCATCCTTGCTAAGGGCTGCCTTAGCGGCTGGGGTCTTGTTGGGATTGCAGTCTCCCATTCCAACAGCTTCAACGATCTTGTCCACTAGTCCAGGTTGGGTCATATTGAAAGAGCCCTCAGCAGAGTCATGCTCAAACTTGATACCAAGGTAGGAGGTGACAGACTCTTCAACGGTGAAAGAAAAACCCAATTCCTTGAGCTTGGCAAAGATGGCATCAGCAATAGACTTGGTCCTAACAACCATTAGGATATCATCAACCCAGGTAACAAGGATTGCTCCATCTTTATAGAAAACACATCTGTCGTGGGGACTTCGCTTAAGCTGTAGATCAGGACCCATTAGTGCAGTCGCCAAGTGTTCTTGCCAGAGCTTGGGAGCTTCAGAGATACCATAGAGACTCTTCTTCAGGCGGAGGATGGTCCTGGCCTTGCTGTTGTTGTTGGCCTGAAACCCACGGGGAAGATGGATCCAGATAGGTTCAGGGAGAATAGCTTGGACAAAGGCATTAGAGAAGTCGCAGCAGCAGGTGTACCAGTCTAGCGTCAGACTGAGAACCAGAAGGAGGCGAACGGAGGACCAGGCAGCAACCTGACTGTGGCTGTCAACATCTCCTTCTTGCAAGTCACCCCTCACACAATAGCGCATCTTCCGCTTAATGATAGAGCCATCAGGCCGGCGCTTGACTTTTCCAGCCCAGGTGCCAGGGAGAATCTTGGCTTTGGCATCACTGATAGGTACTTCTTCCCATGTTCCATGTGCCTCAAGTGCAGAGATCTCTGTCTGGGCAGCAGCTATCCATTCCTCACGATGTTCATCAGCCATGCACTCATCCCAGGTCAAGGTGTCTGGGTCATTGGAAGAGGCGGCGGCTGCAATGGGGCCAGTCCAGACAGTGGGGCACTGGGACTTAAGGTGGCCAAACTGACCACACCAGGAGCACTTGGTATCAAAATCCATCAGGGCGGTGTTGACTGAGGCCAGGCGGCCACTGCGTCGTGGGCCAGATTCAGGGGATGGAGTAAGGGGCTTGCTGTAGTACTTGCCAGCCTTGTTGAAGTCCTGGAGCACTTGAACAGCCCGAGGTAGCTTTTGATTGGGGGATGGAGGGCCACCAACTGTAGGTGAGGGACTGGGAGCTTCAAGCTTCACTGGAGTGTGGGATTCAGAGGCTGGAGGGCTAGATGGAGGTGGAGGATTCGGCGGTGCCACTGTCATGGCTGGTTTCTCCCTCTGTGGGGGTGCCCTCGAAGCTGGAGGCTCCCTCATAGGGGCAACTGGCTCCCTCATAGGGGCAACAGGCTCCCTCATAGGGGCAGGAGAGGGTAAACCCACATCAACAGGAGGTGCACCAGGGGCACAACTGT
This window encodes:
- a CDS encoding reverse transcriptase domain-containing protein, with translation MTVAPPNPPPPSSPPASESHTPVKLEAPSPSPTVGGPPSPNQKLPRAVQVLQDFNKAGKYYSKPLTPSPESGPRRSGRLASVNTALMDFDTKCSWCGQFGHLKSQCPTVWTGPIAAAASSNDPDTLTWDECMADEHREEWIAAAQTEISALEAHGTWEEVPISDAKAKILPGTWAGKVKRRPDGSIIKRKMRYCVRGDLQEGDVDSHSQVAAWSSVRLLLVLSLTLDWYTCCCDFSNAFVQAILPEPIWIHLPRGFQANNNSKARTILRLKKSLYGISEAPKLWQEHLATALMGPDLQLKRSPHDRCVFYKDGAILVTWVDDILMVVRTKSIADAIFAKLKELGFSFTVEESVTSYLGIKFEHDSAEGSFNMTQPGLVDKIVEAVGMGDCNPNKTPAAKAALSKDEDGPLFQGPWNYRSVVGMLIYLSTNTRPDIAFAVSQVARFAHAPRETHAKAVKTIIRYLKGSRDQGTIVKPTGLLALEAFCDADFAGLFGVETPDDPSSVKSRMGYIIKLGGCPIIWKSQLISEITLSTAESEYAALSACMRVLIPLRRLLLEVAHGLGLPQPQLASISSRVFEDNNAALQLAVNQRITNRTRHYLVKWHHFWSHVKPTDGGDPEIQVLRVETQLQDADYLTKALSRETFEANRLRVQGW